The window GCGATGGTCAGTTCCTTCACGCCGGCCTGATCTGCGATGACGAAAACCCCGAGAGCTTTCGCATCTTCTGTCTTGTTGCCCATGGAAAGTTCAGGTTGCGGgctgcggtcttctcctcattcTTGGGAATAGGCGGCGATTGGTTCCTCTCCCCATGGTTGGATGTCCCGCCCCCCGACCCGGAAGGCGGCCAAGGTGATCTTTTGCCTGAGAGCGGCATGCGAGTGGGTAATTTCATCTACTGGCCATATCGGAATGGTTTGTATGTGGTTGTCTTGGATCCCGACCCAAACAACCCGCTATTGTTTGTTGAGATGATCCCACCTCTCCTGAATCTGGATGGTTTTCCCAGCTCGATCCTTGGCCAAATTAACGGCGATAACATGTGCATTGCTTATTCAAATGGATTCAACATTGGTTTCATGCTGCGTCAAGAAGATGGCCTTGATGCTGGGGCATGGGTTAACATCAGGGTATTCAACCTGACTGATAAAGTTCGACGGAAGCTTGGGCACTTACCCAATGGGCTGGAAATTGCGGCAATGCGGGGTAGCATAGTGTACTTCACAACATCACACATGTTCCATCCGCTCGAGGCCACTTGTTGGTTCGCTTGTCTGTGCTTGGAAAGTCGCAGGCTGGAGTGGTTGTTTCCGAGGACGTATAATGGTCTTCCAACCATACCACCATTCATCGTGGAGTACTTTTCTGTTACCAGAGAATGAAAGATTTTATCCCTTCATATGAGGAATGATGACAACCAGAGAAGGATATTCTGTGAAAAGCATTGCCTTGTTCTCCTACTGAATCAAAACATCCAGCTACCATCCAGAACTGATCTCTTCTTTGGACCTGCATCACGCCGAAGGTCCTGACGAAGTTCCTTGACATTCAGGATTCTGTGACAAGTCAGTCCTGTTTGATCGTTTATGGTAATTGTTGTTGTCTTCTGTTACCAAACTTACCATTTACATTGTGGGTGAATTACTTATCTGTTCCTTGGGTTCGCTACTGTCTCTTCTCGGTGTTGGGGCAAGGCATCAGGACCTTGGAGCCTCTTTTTGTTCTGTCTGCAAGATCAGTATTCTCAACTGGTTGTAGCCTGTTTACCAATTATGAAAAAAATCATCTGTGTTATTTTTGGCACATCTGTAGAAGTACCTACTATCTCTATGATATGTTGTTCTCAGAATGATGGTGTGTTCTATATGATTTGTTTGCATGAGTGATTTTTCTTTTGGAATGCTTTACTTAAGCAAGTTATTTCTTATATATTTGCAGTGTTTCTTGCACTGTATTTAATAGGTTGGCTAGTTATCTTGTTCTCTTTGTAAATTTACACATCTCTTCAGGAATTTGTGTCAAAAGCTGAAACAGGCAAACAAGGTTGTCAGTGTTAAGGCATGCATGTTGGCCAAGTTCAGGGATAAATGACACGTACTTATAATTTTGGATGGAGTACAACATAGGGCTCATATTTGATTATTTTCTCTTACTTAATATTCACTAGATAAATTCCTGAAAAGATATGCTCGATTGGTCAATCTGATTTCCTTTTTCTGTATACATGTCCAGCAAATACACAGTGGTATTAGATAAGATTGTTCTCTTACAGTTATCCCAGCCTGAAAACTTCTATACCAACCAGCATTGTGGTGGAATCCTGTGGAGTTTATTTAACTACCATCATGGTCTAATATGAACTATGTGATTAGTAATATGCTCAAGGCATCAAACTGGCACCCTGAACACTTGTTATTTGTGTAGCTGCCATTGTTGGTCTTTGTAGGCATCCTTTTGAAAGATCTGTTCAGTAATATCATAAGTCAAGGTGATGTCATGACAAGTATGGGAACTGACTGCTTGGTAGTATTGTTTCTATCTTGCCTTAATGTGAGATTTCTTCTGAGacatttcaatttcaattgttaCAAGAGGGTTGCATTTTTGCCCCTTACTGTTCATCTCTTCCTGGTGTCTGCTTTTAATACCTGCCAATTGGATGCGCGCGGTCTTGTTGGGGTTTACCAAGCCAAGCTAGCCTCTGATATAAGTGAATATCATTCTCCTGTTTAAATAGAAATTAGTAGCTTTGATTAACTTGTCTCTTATTCTTTTCCGTTGAAATCAAGTTCTATGGAATTTGTGTGGTTATATTGACCTTCTGTTTGCTATTGATTGGAAATTCGATCTATGTGTATAGTGGTGGCCTTGTTCATTTCATGCAGTTATATAATACAGTAATGACTCATGttagtttttttttgagaatcATGACTAATGTTAGTTGGACATGAATATTTGGCAGATGTTGCAGAGAGTCTGGGTTCAGGATGACATGATCATAGTGTTTTTTCTTGGTTCAAGCTGTTATATCTCATGAATGTTAGTATAGACAGTAGTGTCCTGCCAAAATGAGTTAGGCCTGCAAACTCTTCTTAACCTTTCATTAGGAGCTCTACCACCATATGCACATTGTTGCTGACAGGAAATCACCATTGAAAAATAATGGCGACAGAATGCACATATGCACTATTGCGTACGAAATAACCGAGCATTAGTTGCTGCCGCTGTTAGACCTATCTCGTACTGTGGTAAAGTAAGATCTGCTGCATTGTGCATGATTAATCCTTTTCTTTTTGTCAATTTTGTGTGTTGTTACTCATTGATGTCGAATACTCTCTTTTTTTAGATGACGAATACTCTACCACACTATCTGTGGTTTGTGAGGCACTTAGTCATCTGACGATGGCAATGAAGACGGGTGCAAGATACTACTGTCCTCTTGTTCATACAATAAACCCCACGCATTGCTACGGAAATTTATAGCACAAAATTACTGAAAATAAAATTGAAATATATGTGAATAATACCGCATCATATTTTTTTTTGTCATATAGTATATGGTAGCAAACCTAGAGGTAAATAGAGGGTGTATGTATTGTTATATTGCCTTGTGATATTCCAGTTCAATTGTTTGTTGCTATAAATTGATGATGTAAAGGGCTTGCATGCTTGATGATGTAGAGGGCTTGCATGTGGTGGAAAGTGAAAGATTGTATGCTACTGATGGTGTGGATGACTTGCATGTGCATTTAAATGGGATCGCTTAATTAGATAACTAGAGATGATACCTTGAGCATTGCTGCTGGAATTAGTTGTAGTTATTTCAATGAGATTTAATTGTATGAAACATTGTTTTTACTAACAACATGAGAACTGAAACTAAAATAATATGATTTTATATACTTAAGTATTGTATACACTTGTAGAATATTTGTCTTTCCCCTGCATGGCATGGCACAGTGAGTTGGCAATGTTGTATGTCTAGATAAGGTATGTCCTTTTCTATTCGTAGAAGTAGTGGGGGTCAATTATTTAGATATATAGAGAAGAGAAGGGGAAAATGTCCAAGAAATGTTCTTTAGACAGTCAAAGGCCTTTGACCAGACGAAAACGTCACAGAAGGGTATTTCCATAAGCGCACCAGACGAAAGAGGGGCAAGGTTGAGCATATGATTTTTTTAGAGGTAAAGATGAGAGTGGGTGCAaattaggggggggggggggggggggatggaaTTGTCCCATAAAAGTATGAGCTCGCCTCAAGCAACAACATAACCACCAAGCAATGAGAAGAAGAACTTGAAAGACCTAAAAGAACGAACGGAGAGAGTGAGAGGGGGCACAATTAAAGAAGAAATGAAGGTGCATAGAGAGAAAAGAAGAAGAACCTCAATCAGCAGGAAGAGGCCATACAAAGAGGAAAGAAAAAAATGAGGACGCAGCCAATAATGGCAGGGAAGAAAGAGATGTGCGGAGTGAAAAGTAAGGCGATGACGACGAGTTAACGAGAAAGGAGGGGAAATGCAAAGGTGGCCACATGCTTTTTTTAGGGACTCGAGTATATACATAATACTCAAGTAGAAGGCGTACATTCAGTCTGCATCTGGTTTTTCAGTCTGTCTGGGACCCTAGCTAGGAGCCGGAGGTCACCATGTTGTCTTGCCTCTGCAGTGAGTTCGTGCGCCAGAGAATTACACTTCCTATCAACATGATTGATCTTGAAGGAGGAGAACATCGCCAGGACATCCTTGATGTCACATAGAATGCCATGGCATGCTGATAAACTCTAGAGTCCTTTCTTAATTCAGTGGCTAGTATCATCCAGTCTATCTCCAGCTCGATTGGTCCTCTGTACAGCATTGCCAATTCTTTCAGCCAGTCACTGCGGCCTTTGCCTTTGCTTCCTCAATGCTTCCTACTGATCAAATCTTCTTTCCAACTGATACAATCGGCAAGCCTTTGTAGTCCCTAGCGATCGCTCCCGCCCAACACTGTCCACTGTCTAGTAGGAAAGCTGCGTCAGAATTTAATTACACTGTACCTCGTATCGGGGCAGACCACATCATGGTTGGTTGAGCTGCCAGATGCAGTTCGGTTTTGGCCAGTGGCCAAACAACTTTCCCAGCCTCCGATACATGGGGTGAAAAGGATAGCTGCACCTCTTCCTTGTATCTCGGCAGAAATTGTGTGGATCGGCTAATTGATTCCTTTCCCTTCCGATGTACACAGTCATCACGCAGAAACCATCCTCTCCACAGTACCATTAACACCTTCGCCCGCATGCCATCCGAAACTGTGCCTAGTAGCAATTACAGCCAGTCAGGGCCTATGTATCTCAAAGAACTTTCTGGTGGTAACTCCCATACTTTCCTCATTTCATGTCTAAGTGCTCTGCTTTTGGTATAGGCTACCGCCGCATGGAACACATCTTCCTCGCCACAACCATAGATGCTGCATGTGGCATCCAACTCTAATGACCTCTTCCACTTATTCTTCTTCGTGGTCGAAGTGTTGGTTGCAACTCGCCATCCAAAAATCCTAATTTTTGGTGGTACCTTCGATTTGCAAATCAATTCCCAAATACTCCTATCTTTTGGCTCCCTCAATGAGATGGACGGGGCCTGCAGAGTTTGGCCATGGATTGTTGCTGCTAGTCTATACGCACTTCTTATAGTGAAGACTCCATTCCTTTCGTAGTGCCAAGCAATTCTGTCCTTCGAAGGTGAACTAGAGACATGAATTTTGCAACTTTCATCCGCATCAAATGGCTGGAAGATTTGCCTaatgagctcctcattccactcTTTACTATCTAGCTTCATAAGCTAGTTCACTCAACGCAATGTGGACCTCCTAATGAAAGTTGCAGTCCTTAGGCCTTCCTTATGAGGGATCCATTGATCTCTTTGGATCTGGATGTTTGTGCCATCTCCCACCCGCCAAATTATTCCTTTCTTCAAGAGCTCCAAACCAGCTTCAACTCCTCGCCAAACCGGTGACGAATCGGAGGCAAACACCATGTCCAGAAGATTTCCGTGCGGGTAATATTTCTACTTTAGTACTCTAGCACACAAGCTGTTCGGGTTCTGTAATAGTCTCGAACCTTGTTTCGCGAGCAACGCAATGTTGAACATGTGTATATCCCTAAATCCAATACCACCTGCCCTCTTGGGTTGAGTCATGCGCTCCCACGACATCCAATGCACTTTCCAGTGGCCCTCTTCATCCCCCCACCAAAAATCACAAATCAACTTCTCGTACTTCTCACAAAAGTTTTTGAGAGTAGGAAGACGCCCATAATAAAGCAAGGGAGGGCCTGGACTACATACTTGACATGTACTTCACTCATCCTTCATCCTTCCCTCTGGAGTTGGGAGGCCCAAATACTTACTTTCAAAAGAAGAGGACACCACTCCTAGGGTTCTCTTTATTTCTTCCCTAGTCTCCTTTGGGCACTGCTCACTGAAAAGTAAAGAACATTTATTCTCGCTCAACAGTTGCCCCGTATCCTTCTGGAAGGAAGACAGTACCCTCTTAATAACTTGTGCCTACTCCACAGACGCCTTGAAAAATATTAGACTATCATCTGCGAAAAGTAGGTTTGAGATTCCTGGGTGTCAGAGTGCCCTCATTAATTTCCTTGCTCATTATATTAACCAGACCATCCGCCACTAGGAGGAACAGATACGGGCTCAATGGTTCTCCTTGTCGCAAGTCTCTAGAAGGGGTGAATGGTGCCAAAAGCTCACCGTTGCATCTGATTGAGTAACTTACAGAGCGAGCACACTCCATAACCCAGGCCGTCCATTTTTCACTGAAGCCCATCCTTAGAAGAACTCCTTCCAGAAATCCCCAATCGACCCTGTCATACGTTTTTGCTAAATCCAACTTATACACACAGTGTGTGTCGTGTTTATTCCTACAATGCTGGATTTTATGGAAGCACTCAAAGGCAATCATTGCATTGTCCGTAATCATGCGCCCCGGGATGAAGGTGCTTTGGGTCTCTGAGACACTTCGAGATTACCTTGTAAATGACGTTACAAAGACTTATCGAGCGGTAATCTTTTAGTGATTGAGGGTCTTTGCCTTTTGGGATTAGAATGATTACCGTATCATTTATTCCATCCAGCAATGTTCCACTCTCAAAGAAACTTAGCACACCTCCGACCATATGCTTTTATTGAGTGGAGCGACCGTCGAAAGGTAGCCAATGAGCTCAACCGACCTCAATGCTAGCCGAAGCAACTGACATATGGGACAATAGGGAGGGGCCACTGTCGGACAACGTCTTGGTACACAAAGCATGCAAAACATCCACTCACCAGAGAAGCACGAAACAAACCCAAACCCGGGTGAGCACCAGATAGATACGACCAACGGGACAGAATGAACACAATTCCATGTTGATAGCGATTGTGCAAAACTAGTCGGATGAAACGACATGACTCCATCCGGACTCTGGCCAGATCAGAAAGAGACAAAGTAAAATAGTGGGAACGGTCCAAAGGACGTCGGCTCCGCAGCGTGCACAAACGCTCAGGCATGAAGAACGAGCCAGGTGTTGGGAGGGATAGCGGGATATCCAAGAGCGGTCTAAAAAACACGCGCGAGCACGAACAAACGCCAAGCAAGATGGTGGCCTCTAACCGGTAATCCAAACATCAGTCGCCTAGGACAAGCGAACGAAATGACACACGCGGGTCGAGGGTGATGTTGGAAATTTACGCTAGGGGCAATAAtatttttattattatattttcatattcataattaaagagtttatattctatgctataactgctatgatcctAGAATATGCGATTCAGTGGAAAACTAATATGCACGTGTGAAATGATAAACGATTAAATAAATGGTTCCTAGTCTTGCCTTTgggactagctcaagtgttgttaATGATCACGTTTTTCGAATCTTAGGATATCGTTAAGTGTAACGATTGTCCTAAAACAACATTAAGATTATGAAGTTGAAAGAATgatcatattgaatcgacccaaaCATGTTTGTTGTGAATTGGGTTAATATTGTCTATATTCAATTGTAATAACACAGAGTGTTAACGTGTGATCTTGCCCCTTAGACCATGAGAATATCGTGATCACTTTTTATCATATGGTGGGatttggggttgctcaaacgtGACATGTAACACAGTGACCATAACGACAACTTACAGGTTAATCAAAAAGTTTGACAAGTGGCCGGATAGCTCAAGAGTGGTATTTGCTCCTCCGACcttggagagatattcttaggtcCCTCTCAGTGTGACGACATCAATCATCGTCTGGCTAGATACAGGTGACTTCGTCACGGGGATGCCAGAACACAATAACGAGAAAGAAAAACAAAACCAGTAACAAGGATTTTGGTATAGTGAGCATAGTGATGACTCAAGAGGATACCGATGCATCCCTGGTTTTGTGAAGTATCGCAAAGAAAAGGtaacatcacatgataaccaaaaGTTCACTCGAATATCATTCATGTACTTAGAGGGGCCAATATGGACGTCCACGGTCCCGCTGTCGGTCATTGAACGAATGGCTTCGTCCATGTCTGTGAGTTACCGAACCTATGGGGTCACAACCTTAAGGCAATCATGATCTGCTAAGTGTTAGTAGGACAGGAGTCATGATAATAtatttgtggaattgtttcatgAGTATTCGGAATAGTTCCGAGAGGATCATGAAGCGTTTCGGGGTCACCGGAAGGTTTCGATGAATATTGTcgggaatcgttgcatggaaaaaaaattctacgcacacgcaatgatcaattcatggagatgcatagcaatgagggggagaatgtgtctacgtaccctcgtagaccataagcggaagcgtttcacaacgcggttgatgtagtcgaacttcttcgtgcttcaaccgatcaagtaccgaacgcacggtacctccgcgttctgcacacgttcagctcagtgacgttcctcgccttcttgatccagcaagacgtcgaggtagtagatgagttctgtcagcacgacggcgtggtgacggtgatggtggagtgatctccgcagggcttcgcctaacactactgcaggatgctgctaacgcgacactacgatcagaggcccttcgacgaaactgtgtgtgatgcaataatcgcaaacgttGGCGTAAAagaaccatcaaaaaaggtgcaaaacgtttgcgatgacgaagccatcaaacacggttcagattttagttgcatgtgcgatgcaggccatacggttcagttcaatgaactatttacgatgatgaggaacaaaagaaacaggcagccagatgaaggcgtgtgcgatatacaatatacggttcactcggatgaactatttttGATGAGGTGGAACAATAGAAATGGGCAGCTAGATAATGGTGTGTGCGATTGAGGGCATAcacttcagaaggattaactgtttgtgattaggcaacataaCAGAAATGGGTCAGCCAGATCATAGTGTCTGCGATTATTAGCAAAAAAATGTGTCTGCGATTAATGGcgtacacttcacatggatgaacagtttgcgattagccacaacaaattgaaacagttagatagatcaacgagtgtgtgctagacgggcacacacattctaattaaaagaagcatgCGCGATGGTAATAACAGCGCGCACGGTTGTTGGAATAAGACGTGTGCGGAcgttgcctattgcggtgcatcctatggtgcaaacgccatgTACGAGGCCGAGAAGGCatacgtgcccacgttacgcctttcgagaatagtgacgCACTTATAACCATTAGTAAATTTTGAGCCTGCGTCCCGTCATATTCTAAATTGCAAAcatgttcacaccgatcaaaacctaaacggtttctcacataggagcgtattagtactcggttataaatactactactccaagatgactgcacattcctcctcaactcctcatccacaaaaataaacaagtcattcatcatcgttcacttgcgtctgccatggacaatgtgagttctgggtcgagagattgccgcCACGGAGATgagagcatggaagcggaagcacgtgAGATGTCCTGCCTCACCGCGAACGCAGACGGCATGTCCCGCCGCGCGGccgtagcagcacagaggtcccgccacTCCGCCGAAGCAGCatagaggtcccgccgcgccgtcgatgcagcagactggccCGACTGCGCCGCGGAAGCGGAAGAGATGTCCCGTCGCgccgcgaatgcagcagagatgtcctcccgcaCCACGGCGGCTTGGGAaaaatgtctcgcgggcaggcgaaGACTCTTACAGGcacatgcatgcgatcgtccatagccagatggatcagatctccggctgggcgaggttgcaggacgacatgaaagcctctttTGAACAGGCTACCAGCGTCATCCGGCAagtaaatgagagcaatgcgaagctccgggccgagcgcgacctgttGAGGGtgaagatcgtcggaagtgcggagcagcaggaggagaccactgccttgttgaagaggactgACATCATcatcgagaaacttatggacgagaatgccatgctgcgcatcgagcatagaaggctggtggaggaatccatggatgctctcgagcagcatcttgaggacaagaaagagatcttcgccgctcgccgcggagactagttcccgtggcctgcagcaacgcatcaagaaagtagagatcagcgagccagatcgttgtcttccttcttcttttgaccttgtgtatttcgggcgttgcagcatgtggctttttttaattatgttcctaaatatgtaatacaattattatccactctcATCGTCcgtatattcatcatgcttgctataagtcgcagtcgatgctatataggtccgtcggatcttaggtgcaaaactttcttttcagattttcatttttctctcttaaatcttagtccagtgagacatatagccacgccgtagaacaggggctcgggcgccattaatggagacgttgggaggaAGGTGCGCGGCGGGTAGCGGTCAAAGGACTCTCCTCCTgatgagcacgcgcaggggtctgatcgcacgcctcccgtactcaaatagctacccacatggcacctcctagccaataaaaaaggggacgcgtggtggcacttaattggtaagtagaacacccacggtttcaataatacttgtgtttctgaTTTGTAACATGACATCACTTGTTCTAAAATGACTtcgttgattgttaatgtgtgcgccttcgcaaattggacagaaaaattaccacatcatgttggtgccatgtcatgacaccatgccaagtttcacgcttttcaggcgtgttttggatttacaggaattaaaaaatcaagtttctcaatctttccggccgatcCACGACGTCCAGATGTTTGAGtct of the Triticum urartu cultivar G1812 unplaced genomic scaffold, Tu2.1 TuUngrouped_contig_6361, whole genome shotgun sequence genome contains:
- the LOC125530493 gene encoding LOW QUALITY PROTEIN: uncharacterized protein LOC125530493 (The sequence of the model RefSeq protein was modified relative to this genomic sequence to represent the inferred CDS: inserted 2 bases in 1 codon; added 107 bases not found in genome assembly) codes for the protein MAANGQPAAAAATIDDLPENLLLDIFLCLPSLSDLVRAACPCLPWRNLVTNFPPFRRQFIDLHPAALLGLFFDTPFPHVPHNGFPHIPAFAPARRNDPELVAAILSGDFFLTTLQACDGPEANWIVYDARGGYLLLKKLGELLLAVLNPLARWCERFFDLSDAHIFDDDDDREGDGQFLHAGLICDDENPESFRIFCLVAHGKFRLRAAVFSSFLGIGGDWFLSPWLDVPPPDPEGGQGDLLPESGMRVGNFIYWPYRNGLYVVVLDPDPNNPLLFVEMIPPLLNLDGFPSSILGQINGDNMCIAYSNGFNIGFMLRQEDGLDAGAWVNIRVFNLTDKVRRKLGHLPNGLEIAAMRGSIVYFTTSHMFHPLEATCWFACLCLESRRLEWLFPRTYNGXFQPYHHSSWSTFLLPENERFYPFI